From the Musa acuminata AAA Group cultivar baxijiao chromosome BXJ3-7, Cavendish_Baxijiao_AAA, whole genome shotgun sequence genome, one window contains:
- the LOC135643510 gene encoding uncharacterized protein LOC135643510 isoform X2, protein MSSTSSSQSSRASDRPSSQSAQSSRASDRLSSQSAAQNVRSQNSGSGSGSTGTAASMGRNANSSRLYQRSIHFSANAWVLVVVVLGMLPVLPRNLSNRAYHLSLLGTTCSSVYSLYTLYGKPRAWNLSAIQTWFQTLIGAKDFIHLIYCSTLVTSQLHFKFALIPVFSWALEHVAKFLRRNFAHSSLYRKYLEEPCSWVEANGTTLNILSSNAEIGLGFLLIISLFSWQRNIIQTFIYWQLLKLMYHVPVTAGYHQSAWARIGRTVSPYIYRYAFFLNVPISAVQRWWLR, encoded by the exons ATGTCTTCAACTAGTTCGTCTCAGTCATCAAGAGCCTCAGACAGACCTTCGTCACAATCAGCTCAATCATCAAGAGCATCGGATAGACTTTCATCTCAGTCAGCTGCTCAGAATGTGAGGTCACAAAATTCAG GGTCTGGTAGTGGAAGTACTGGAACAGCTGCATCAATGGGCAGGAATGCTAATTCATCGAGGCTATATCAACGATCTATACATTTTTCTGCCAATGCTTGG GTACTAGTGGTTGTTGTGCTTGGGATGCTTCCAGTTTTGCCAAGAAATCTTTCAAACAGGGCATATCATTTGTCGTTGCTGGGTACTACTTGTTCCTCGGTTTATTCATTATACACTCTCTATGGG aaACCGAGGGCATGGAACCTCTCTGCTATCCAAACATGGTTTCAAACACTGATCGGAGCAAAGGATTTTATTCATTTGATATATTGTAGTACACTTGTTACATCACAGCTACACTTTAAAT TTGCTCTCATACCTGTATTTTCTTGGGCTCTTGAGCATGTGGCCAAATTTCTAAGGCGTAATTTTGCACATTCTTCTTTATACAG GAAATACTTGGAGGAACCTTGTTCGTGGGTAGAGGCAAATGGAACTACATTGAACATTCTAAGTTCAAACGCGGAGATTGGATTGGGCTTTCTTCTAATCATATCCTTATTCTC GTGGCAGCGCAATATTATTCAGACATTCATATACTGGCAG CTGCTGAAGCTCATGTACCATGTTCCTGTAACTGCTGGTTATCATCAGAGTGCGTGGGCAAGGATTGGTCGGACTGTGAGTCCATATATCTATCGCTATGCTTTTTTCTTAAACGTCCCCATATCTGCAGTTCAGAGATGGTGGTTAAGGTAG